One stretch of Excalfactoria chinensis isolate bCotChi1 chromosome 2, bCotChi1.hap2, whole genome shotgun sequence DNA includes these proteins:
- the POP1 gene encoding ribonucleases P/MRP protein subunit POP1 codes for MSTAREKKRARKMRNQPASVTLPAEPASFPGGGGSSSRACSAPGDVRSEQKKFLHQSPGPPYRKEQNRGDSRGRGRGGWQGEHQNSSEEMPRYITVSTFAEARAAELKAMLKAVAQKSSNSLVFQTLPRHMRRRAMSHNIKRLPRRLQEVARKEAEKAVHQKKEQSKTKCRKARRRHINLVAEFNHRQRKNIWLETHIWHAKRFHMVKKWGYCLGNSPTEKCYRACYRAMTNHCLLQDLSYYCCLELTGKENELLKQLARMCSVDAGLTFGAASCLSGRFQGSLNLYRADRYPEDMLGPVTFIWKPRSGSENRQLWIWMHPALKQDILNELKAIFQCSEPEEVCIPEPITMLNQEEKQMDVVQNLGKKRKKEDKEGDKAVPVKKIIGDGTRDPFQSYSWVSQTTGIVISDLTMEILRYRLIGPLSHSVLTETLKAASIQTEVVDSESKLNNWWVENCKDSEKISLHHRQTAIFELLAGISSPSEMPPGTILGLTVGDPRVNLPKKKTKAMPDPEKYQDNDKVRQLYLEGVPVECAHSFIWDQDICKNVTENKISEQELNRMRAQLLVPGSQLDLGPCESKIPILLVQQPGKMAGEDRPGWGSGWDIYLPKGWGMAFWIPFIYRGVRVGGLQEASKHSEYQRIPHTPNDFPDCPAGMQFAKELESSLLDRLKRRPPAKRANYVKLGTLSPFICPWGQLVKSWEGRMKASEESVCPSPHAEHCATEGCDPKPELVREASPEADEVENTMEVSSEDAIKTEGDTGTQDFGERSETMRSDFIVLRSEKLLMQLSAWCYPTSGKDRRPRLVSRLGGKEMTEDVLLPILMSYPRALVWVNLSLLRKGNPEIHAMICIPTEDDLLRLSKDRLFCGPQEPKHRDVFRHKVQKLKENKRKKKEEDNVKAQESNPPSDPEKETTEECKDLILGLWSGTLPDVTSHCSRTLLGYVTRGDFSLATGCGEALGFVSLTGLLYMLYSQPADKKGLVLLRTPASLQYRFARLSIEV; via the exons ATGTCTACGGCGAGGGAGAAGAAACGGGCCAGGAAGATGAGGAACCAGCCGGCCAGCGTCACGCTCCCGGCCGAGCCGGCGTCCTTTCCCGGAGGCGGCGGCAGCAGTAGCAGGGCCTGCTCGGCTCCAG GCGATGTTCGTTCTGAGCAGAAGAAATTTTTGCATCAGTCACCTGGGCCTCCCTACAGGAAAGAACAAAATCGAGGAGACTCGAGaggcagaggaagaggaggatggcAAGGAGAACATCAGAATTCTTCAGAGGAAATGCCTAGATACATAACAG TGTCTACCTTTGCTGAAGCTCGTGCTGCTGAGCTTAAAGCCATGCTGAAAGCAGTTGCGCAGAAGTCTTCCAACTCTCTAGTGTTCCAGACTCTGCCCAGGCACATGCGAAGGCGAGCTATGAGTCACAATATTAAGCGCCTACCCAGGCGGCTGCAAGAGGTTGCCAGAAAAGAG gctgagaaagctgtacatcagaaaaaagaacagtCCAAGACTAAATGCCGCAAAGCCAGAAGACGCCACATAAATTTGGTAGCAGAGTTTAATCAcaggcaaaggaaaaatatttggcTGGAAACACATATTTGGCATGCAAAGAGATTTCATATGGTAAAGAAATGGGGATACTGTTTAGGAAACAGCCCTACAGAGAAGTGCTACAGGGCTTGTTACCGAGCCATGACAAATCACTGCCTTCTTCAG GATTTATCATATTATTGTTGCCTGGAGTTGACTGGTAAAGAGAACGAGCTTCTGAAACAGCTTGCTCGAATGTGTAGCGTTGATGCAG GACTAACATTTGGAGCAGCCAGTTGCCTGTCTGGAAGATTCCAGGGTTCCTTGAATCTTTACCGAGCAGATCGCTATCCTGAGGACATGCTTGGTCCTGTTACGTTTATTTGGAAACCGAGGTCTGGGTCTGAAAACAGACAGTTATGGATCTGGATGCATCCAGCTCTCAAACAG GACATACTGAATGAGTTGAAAGCAATTTTCCAGTGTTCAGAGCCTGAGGAGGTCTGTATTCCTGAACCAATTACAATGTTAaatcaagaggaaaaacaaatggatgTTGTTCAGAACCttggcaaaaaaagaaagaaggaggacAAAGAAGGAGATAAAGCTGTGccagtgaagaaaataattggCGATGGCACTAGAGATCCATTCCAGTCCTACTCCTGGGTCTCACAAACGACTGGCATTGTGATCAG CGATCTAACTATGGAGATTCTCAGGTATCGACTGATTGGCCCATTATCACACTCTGTCCTTACAGAGACCCTGAAAGCTGCTTCTATCCAAACA GAGGTGGTGGATTCGGAGTCGAAACTGAATAACTGGTGGGTAGAAAACTGCAAGGACTCTGAAAAAATATCTCTTCATCATCGACAAACTGCTATTTTTGAGCTCTTAGCAG ggATAAGTTCGCCATCAGAAATGCCACCAGGTACAATACTGGGCCTCACTGTTGGAGATCCTCGAGTAAATCTGccaaaaaagaagacaaaagccATGCCAGATCCAGAAAAATACCAAG ATAATGATAAAGTTAGGCAGCTGTACCTGGAGGGTGTACCCGTTGAGTGTGCTCACAGCTTTATCTGGGACCAGGACATCTGTAAGAAcgtcactgaaaataaaatctcagagCAG GAATTAAACAGAATGAGAGCCCAGTTACTGGTACCTGGATCTCAGCTTGATTTGGGTCCTTGTGAATCTAAAATTCCTATACTGTTGGTGCAACAGCCAGGAAAAATGGCTGGAGAAGATCGACCAGGATGGGGGAGTGGCTGGGATATCTATCTCCCAAAGGGCTGGGGCATGGCTTTCTGGATTCCTTTT ATATATCGAGGTGTACGAGTTGGTGGCTTGCAAGAAGCTTCCAAACATTCTGAGTATCAAAGAATACCTCACACTCCAAATGATTTCCCTGATTGCCCCGCAGGAATGCAATTTGCCAAAGAACTGGAAAGCAGCCTTCTTGACAGATTGAAACG ACGTCCACCTGCAAAAAGGGCAAATTATGTCAAACTGGGCACTCTGTCCCCTTTCATCTGTCCTTGGGGGCAGCTGGTGaagagctgggaaggaagaaTGAAAGCTTCAGAAGAATCTGTGTGTCCTTCCCCACATGCTGAGCACTGCGCAACTGAAGGATGTGACCCCAAACCAGAATTGGTGAGAGAAGCTTCCCCTGAGGCTGATGAGGTAGAGAATACCATGGAAGTAAGCTCCGAAGATGCCATAAAGACAGAGGGTGATACAGGCACCCAAGATTTTGGTGAGAGAAGTGAAACTATGAGAAGTGACTTTATTGTTCTCAG GAGTGAGAAATTACTCATGCAGTTATCAGCCTGGTGCTACCCCACTTCTGGAAAAGATCGGCGACCTCGCCTTGTTTCTCGGCttggaggaaaggaaatgacTGAAGATGTCCTTTTGCCAATCTTGATGAGCTACCCCAGGGCTCTGGTATGGGTCAACTTATCTCTCTTGAGAAAGGGAAACCCTGAAATACATGCCATGATTTGCATCCCAACAGAAGATGACTTACTACGTTTAAGCAAGGACAGACTCTTCTGTGGTCCTCAGGAACCCAAACATCGTGACGTATTCAGGCACAAGGTACAGAAGCTAAAAGAGaataagaggaagaagaaagaggaagataatGTGAAGGCTCAAGAAAGCAACCCTCCCAGTGatccagagaaagaaacaaccGAGGAATGTAAAGACCTCATTCTAGGTCTTTGGTCAGGCACTCTCCCAGATGTTACTTCCCATTGCTCCAGAACTCTCTTGGGATATGTAACTCGAGGGGATTTTTCACTAGCTACGGGTTGTGGAGAAGCGCTGGGTTTTGTTAGCTTGACAGGGTTGCTTTATATGTTATACAGCCAGCCAGCAGATAAAAAAGGGCTCGTTTTGCTGAGAACTCCAGCATCTTTACAGTACAGATTTGCAAGACTTAGTATTGAGGTTTAA